From Solanum stenotomum isolate F172 chromosome 2, ASM1918654v1, whole genome shotgun sequence:
TTCAAAAAATATGCCAATTTTTTACATGACATTCAAGTAATATTCCATAGTAGTAAGGCGAATTAGGATGTGTCTAGCACTCAAGAATCTTGCTTTACATTCCGCCTTGAATCTCACACAGTAAAGGACCTATTTTAAGATCTCTTCTAGTTCTGACCAGCCAAAAGAAAAATTTCCAATTATGGCCAACGGTAAATCTTGTTTAATGATTATGGTCTCAACCTCTTCTTCCTCCCATAATACAGTAGTCTCTCCATGGATGTAAGTAATATATTTAATAGGGATAGGCGTTGTGATTTTGTCTTCTACTTTATTCAAAGTCGTTGCATAGTTCAATGGAGTGTAGGGAATATTTAGGAGAAATTTAGGGCCTATGTATTTGTATGGCattatttagtactatattTGGTAGAAATTTAGGGCCTAggtataactaattcatggattagttatacaccaTACATGGTATAagatgtataactaataccttaCATTTGGTGATATTAGGATTACATAGAATTTAATACCATGGTATTAAactatgtaaagacaaaaatacccctcaaatcCTTTTAACGGGTTTATTTTTTTTCTGcgttttatattatatttttgtattagtaaatttatttaaataaataattttacaaagtttattatttagagagagttgtttgttgttAACAAATCCAATACAAAGCAATAGGAAAAATCTCTAAATGGTGATTGACTAGGAAAATTCAATGGTAAATGCAAAATTCGTGTTGTTATTACATAAAAGGtttttattaatcatttaatatatttttaaaaaatattgttgtcaaataaaattaagatcAAATGCAATCCAATAATATAATTCTAATTAGGAAAAATCTCTAAATGATGATCGACTAGGAAACTTCAATGGTAATTGCAAAATTTGTGTTATTATTAAAGTAAAAGGtttttattaatcatttaatatatctttttttctaaaattgttCTCACATAAAATAGCAGTCAAATGcaatccaataatataaatctaattaggaaaaaattgaattgtcTAATTATAATCATTAACGTCTATATCATTAGGTTATTTTAAAACACAATTTCTTATATAAAGCTCTTGGTGTTAAGACCAAAAATCACAATTTCTTAGTGATAGTTTAGACATGACAAGAAGAATTAGCAAGGGTTGTCAAAGGGTTGACAAGGTGAAAATAAAGAATGCTAGAAACTTAGGAGTTACGTTTTCTAAGCGATGTGCTGGTCTGTTCAAAACGGCTTGTGAACTTTGTACTCTATGTGGTGCTGAAATTGCCATTGTTATATTTTCCCAGGACGGTACAGTTTTCTCCTTTGGTCATCCTAGTATGGACACGTTGGTGGAGAGGTTCCTTGGGAGGAACCTCCCTCCACCAAATAACGATGTCCACAATCAACAAATCGTGGCTCTTAGAGAAGTTGGTATTCGTGAGCTCAATACCAAGCTCATGAACATCGAGGGGGTTCTCCAGATGGAGAAAAATCGTGGAGAATCCCTTCGAGAAATTAGGAAGAGAGCTGATGGTGTATGGTGGGAATCTCCCATAGAAGAACTTAACTTATTCGAACTTCAACAATTGAAGAAGGCATTGGAAATTCTGAAGCAAAAGGTTAAAAAAGAGGCACAAATGGTGAATAATAATGCATTCCCATTTCAGGCATTGGGAAGTGCCTGGACTCCTCCTAATTGTGCTGGCTAAAGTTCTTTATATGGACTCAATGTTGGTGGACCCTTTGCTAATAGGGTTAGTGGATCTACTTCTTCCATAGTTCCCAATTACTAGTTCAGCCGTCATTCCTAGTGTGCGCATTATGGaattgttgaaaataaaatattatattaagtgTCTAGGTTCATTTGCCATTTGAGTTATCCTAAGTGTTGTGTTCATCAGTTATGATTCAGTTGAAGTCAGTACTAAGTGTTGTGTTCATCATGTAATGTTTATCCGTTATGATGctagtaattttaattatatatgttatgTTATTAGTCCATTGCCATGTTGATTCTATCCTTTGAATCGCATTACATATTAATTTCTAGTTTATCAAAGATATTACAAACGTCTGGGGAGTTTCCTCCTTGTAGATCTACTTCTACATTTcgtagatattttaatttgtgaaacACAACATCTTCATTTAGTGTCCAATCTGTTCGAGGGAATCCTTGGAGATTGGGTAAATTAGCCAGCAAAGTCATGACTTCCCATGGTATACAAGTACCTTTTAATCAGAATTCCTTGAGATTAGATTGCGAGTTCTTCTTATGATTTCCGCAGCAAGAGGATAAGATATATATAGTGGCAATCCAATATCAAAACGTCTATTCTCTGACATTTTTCAGATATCAACCCTGTCGATTCGACAAAGATTTCTCTTCGAAACATATCTCAAATGTGCAAGTTGAGGTATTACACAAGAGAAATCATattaatcaattgaaaaaaCATCCAATACCTTAAGCAATTTGAACTGTAAAACATTTGTTTTGGAATATCTGTTTGCATTGAAATAAAGGTGGAAAATCAGGACATCAggatttataaaagactttctGTGAGGTGGAAAATCAGGACATCTCACATAATCAACAACATACTTGAGCCGAGTGGTTATTACAATTCAGTTTCTATTGTCATCGATCATTTGGAAATATTCTTCGCATTTGGTCCCATGCCTTACTACTCCATATATCATCTTTGACAATTAGAAATCTCCTACCCTTAATACCTCTATACACAATCTCCATTAGTTGATCACGActcatttcttgattgtttcCTTTAATTGAAGACACAACTTCAAGAAATATTTGTCTCTCATTGTATTCTTCGGAGATAGTGACCATGCATGTTTATTAATCGATAAGGAATATTTGATCAATCATTAAAAATTCTTTTGGCAAGAGTTATCTTACCTATACCGTCCATACCAAAAATTGGTACAACAGTTAAATCGTATGTTGTTCAAGTAAGGTGTTGAGGTCATCCTCCATCCCAACAATAGTGTTTTCGTCAAATGTTGTACCTTTTTCTGGTGAGGGAGTTGCTGCTTGTTCTGCAGACTTGCTTCCATGCTTGTTAAACTCAATTTGTGCCACTGAATCAACATCTTTTTCCACTTTTAGCAATTCTTCCTCCAAGTATTTACAAGCCCCCCTTTTCATGAATCGTCACTTTGTTATACCACTTGGGCTTGAAATTAAAGAATCTGTGAGTTAGTTGTAGTGTGAAGAGTCTAGCTCCGACACAACAAAATACCTAAATCTAGCTCCGACCCTGACTTCAACATTCGTGTTCTATGCTTCAATGGAAGTTGGAATAAGCTTGATTCCTATGTGGCATACCAAGGTTTTATCTCTTCAAATTTAGGAGATTTTTTCCCTACATAATGGAATAGGCAAATGTCTCTTTATATTATTAGATACACTAGTTGTGGACATGTGTGTTGCACGTTTATTCCTCTCAAGTATTTCAAACTTTCTAAAATGACATTAATAATAGTACAACATACATGTGTAAGTGTTTCAAATTTGCAAGTGAAAATACAATTTTCCATGTGAAAATATATGTTgcaacaatataaaacaattgcAAAAGACGATATAATGTTACTCTTGACCAATATAATTCAAGTAGAATATTGAATAATCTTGTTGATTTATATTACTAAAATCTAAACAAAACGAAGCTTAATTACTCCATCTTACAATATTGCAATTAAAATGTCCAAAAGCAAAATTATCATCACACCAACCATTTGAGTTTTAACACTGCGGAAAACTACCACCAATATAAATTGCtcatatttaagaaaattattaggCTTAGTGTCGCACAAATATAAATGGAactctcatttttatttgaaaatgaagtAGTTAATCTCAATCATACAAATCgtagaaaaactaaaaattaaacaaaaaaggtgaaaatgaacaaatatgTATGTGTTCGCAACAATATATTAGATAGACGATAAAGTTACAcaattaaaatttttcattcaaagtatcaatattttagcaatctttatttaaattaatttgaatttagacAATTGACAATATGGATATCTGAGCATATTGCATAAATTTCTCAAGTATTATCAATCTCATCATACATTAATAGATGTTTTGTCGATTAAGAAACACTTACAAGAATAATAAcacaatgacaaataaaaataaaattcccaCAACAATGCAATGATACAAGAATTACATAAAAATGTGTATTGCATTCCAAATTTAATTTGGACAACCATACCTTAACtccaaaatgaaaatgaaaatgaaaacttaaaattatgAGCTATTAAACAAAAGATCTCAATGAATAGGTCCCCTCTTCTATATTTCTAAGTTCAACTATTATGCCGTAAGAAAACTTCTCTTTTTCATGATTTCATCTCTTATACTCACTATTCTATTGTAAGAAAGTTGACTTCATAATGATTTCATCTATTCTTCTCCTCATTTAGCTTCTtgactatattttatatcattatCTAGGAAGAAGATTAGAAAATTgtagatgacaaaaaaaaaataaaaatatgttgatCTAGGGACAAGCAAATTGTGGCTATAATTTATTGGTATTTATAGTGATATTTAACTGTCTTTTCACCTATCAAAATTCAATAATGAGACACATTGAGTCATGAcacattcattttatttttggtttcaaaATTCAAAGAGTCATTGAATTGGAAGAGTTTCAATAATGAGACACATTGAATCATGACacatgattaatttttttggtttcaaAATTCAAAGAGTCACTGAATTGGAAGAGTTTCATACATTGTTTTGTCTTctactttaattaaattaattaatctaatcgattataattataatgtcataacataagaaataaagtATAGTTGTTGGGCTTCATATATGatattatgtaattaaaatatcaatactTAACAAATTAAGTAAccatatgatatatgatatatagattattttaagtaaattgaaggataaaaataaaaataaatacatttaaaaaaaaatgtaactaatttatttttttaaaggataAAAATGTCTAACAATTTTCTATGAAAattctttctttgaatttttgaCTTAATACCTTTCCACTTTTAGAATTTAgtgtaatataataataatattacataattactatttaatatttattgattagatatttcataatatttttatttagtgtaggggtaaaatggtattttaacttttaactaaaaaagtaactaatttattttttaaaaggataaaaatgtctAACAATTTTCTATGAAAattatttctttgtatttttgaCTTAATACCTTTCCACTTTTAGAATTTagtgtaaaataataatattattatataattactatttaatatttaattgattagatatttcattatatttttatttactgtaagggtaaaatagtatttcaacttttaactttttttgttcccacttttagtaatactAGTTTTCTGACATGTGTGTTGCACGCGattaccaatttaaaaaatatatgttatagtaaatagtatttgCTTATTtagaagatttgaataataagtttagcaaaaaataatatgcaatttttttgtgaatcGTCATTTACATCTCTTATTCACGCAAACTATGATgatggtcaatgaaaatttttattagttagatgcaattatgtatataattatttcaatttgatgagtttCAATCAAGTAATTAgtcttatctcactaatattaccttgtagacaatatttgttttgtatttttcttgtcatccaactagatgtggtttgcatgtgtattctacgttaaattgtttagatgtcatatgaacatgtgaagaaaacaactacattttatattcacatattttcacatttgttgtgaatttttttttaaaaaaagaactcggaacattttaaaataatataatttgaagttagaagatcttgttaacttggtaatacatttgtgacatatataatactttaatttaaatacaaatacctacccaaatataagtatatatttgcattattgaaaatgttatctcataaaattagctattaaatacataataaaaattaaactaatacaaacttcaacttgcgttattacaagtcataagaacttttcttcatctaaaatactgaaatattaaaaaaatagtaaataagtaaaataaaagggcaatgttaatatagtataataactattttgaagcaaacttcctaaaagtctaaatcacataagtagcattgataaataaagtcattctttagTCTTGAGtatcaaaaacaaatcgtgacaattcttaaaattttggaaaaatatattcataagcatgtatctacatcacaagagaaatcgttaacaaaaacaaattaatttagactacatcttgttaacttcatatattttaacattgcataataatgtgtatattaagcaaaagaataattattatatcatcaatattatattagttTCCACAAGTACTCaaggttatggaatataccctcttaggttagaacgacttacttcatcagaatagtggtacctcatattccgctaaacttcgaactcactcaacaacaataaatcacacaaaaaaaattaattgaaatgcaagaagaagaagagtagaagattagaaaaaattgtggttggaaaatgagaggaagtccctctatttatagtcaacataGGATCGTATGAACAAATATCTGAAAAATCATGACAtttccgagaagtcacaacactttggaaaagtcacaacttattgaaacagtcacaactctttggaaaagtcacaacttattgaaaaagttacaactctttggaaaagtcacaaattattgaaaaagtcaaaactctttggaaaagaCACAaatcatcgaaaaatcacaacactttgaaaaaagtcacaacttatcgaaaaagtcacaactcatcgaaaaagtcacaacctaagttagggatattatagtaatttaatatttaagttaggagttcatTCCTTTAAGGTAACTAGGTTTAccgcacgtgcgttgcacgtggtTGCCTTTTCTTGAGGTTGATTGATCCATTAAAATGTATTCCTACTCTATTTGTCACAATCAGCTTTGGGCTTCATTGTAGCTTGTCTACCGCTGTGGCAGTGTTTTAGTCGCAAGTGCGAACTTCTCTGTGGGAACTGTTTCTTTGCAGGTGCAAgggtattttattatttgactTTTGCAGGGGAGGCTCTATTTTGGGAGATGTGGGATCGTATAAAGTAGTAGGCACAAGAAAAGTGTGTATTACTTGGGGATTTTCCTAGGGATTGTATACGGAAATTCACAGGAAACGGATTTTCCTGCCAAAAAGAATCTGATGGTAAAACCTTCCTAGGTAATTATTTCCTACGAATTTCAAAATCCCCAAGTAATTTACCTAGGGATTTATATTTCGCATGTAAATTACCTAcgaattttcttgcaaaaattaatttgaaattcgaaatttttttggtaaaaattaacaaataggAATTTTCTTAACATATTTTCCGTAAGTAAAGCCGCTTGAAGATATTCtaataagtttttaaaaattttcttgtaagaaaatattaattattacctcctatttaattatttaatttattaaaccCCATACACATATACACGACATCTTCTTCTTGCATACTTGTATTTAATCCAATTTTTCACATGTACACCTCTTCTTGATTACTTGTATTTAATTATTACctcctatttaattatttaatttattaaaaccCATACACATATACACCACCTCTTCTTCTTGAATACTTGTATTTAATCCAATTTTTCACATGTACACCTCTTCTTGATTACTTGTATTTAATACAATTCTCCACCTATATTAAATGCACTACTTAATCCCAATCCACTATCCAATACCCAACATATACTAATTGCTACATTCTCACAATAATCTAAGTCATAACATTATACATGGAAAATTCTTAGTTTATTCCGCCGATGTGGTACAACTAGAATTAATGTCATTACATtaatttttagtgtttttctccgatttgattaatttttaaagataaatttaattaaattaattgagtattataatataattttaatatttataaattacacaaaaaagAACTATaaagtaatttcatattaatatgGTAACGAAATATATGTTGAATATTGGCTAAAGTTCATGtaatttaactcttaaaaaatgaaacatggaaattatttatatatttaaaataaatcactaCCACAAAACATatcatgaaaattttatgtttaCACTTTCTATGAGA
This genomic window contains:
- the LOC125854240 gene encoding agamous-like MADS-box protein AGL62, which codes for MTRRISKGCQRVDKVKIKNARNLGVTFSKRCAGLFKTACELCTLCGAEIAIVIFSQDGTVFSFGHPSMDTLVERFLGRNLPPPNNDVHNQQIVALREVGIRELNTKLMNIEGVLQMEKNRGESLREIRKRADGVWWESPIEELNLFELQQLKKALEILKQKVKKEAQMVNNNAFPFQALGSAWTPPNCAG